From Salminus brasiliensis chromosome 21, fSalBra1.hap2, whole genome shotgun sequence, a single genomic window includes:
- the LOC140543176 gene encoding dysbindin-like produces the protein MSSKGTNLHNKRLPSETEHAQRVPDMDAAQQLKLRERQRFFEEVFQHDVDVYLSSAHLQIDYKRPPMGSISSMEVNVDMLEQMELMDISDQEALDVFLGTSGEDDAVSSPLPALDCSANDNDEEISLRVPDSCEIKSRMSSTSSNSTSDSQATNEDGAETPVVQSDDEDVQDEDVRDDDGLLVTATAPTDGAGEDPSELSV, from the exons ATGAGCTCTAAAGGCACAAACCTGCACAACAAACGGCTACCAT CGGAAACGGAGCACGCTCAGAGGGTCCCGGACATGGACGCGGCCCAGCAGCTgaagctgagagagagacagcgctTCTTTGAGgaggtcttccagcatgatgtgGATGTGTACCTCTCCTCGGCTCATCTGCAGATCGATTACAAGAGAC CTCCAATGGGCAGCATCTCTTCCATGGAGGTGAATGTGGACATGCTGGAGCAGATGGAATTGATGGACATCTCGGATCAGGAGGCTCTGGACGTGTTCCTGGGCACAAGCGGAGAGGACGACGCGGTCTCCTCTCCACTACCAG CTCTAGACTGCAGTGCCAACGACAACGACGAGGAAATATCCCTGAGAGTTCCAGATAGCTGCGAGATCAAATCACGGATGTCCTCCACCTCGTCTAACTCCACCTCCGACAGTCAGGCCACCAACGAGGATGGAGCTGAAACCCCTGTCGTCCAATCAGACGACGAGGACGTTCAAGACGAGGACGTTCGAGACGATGACGGCCTTTTGGTAACGGCAACAGCCCCAACTGATGGTGCTGGAGAAGACCCGTCTGAGCTGTCGGTGTAA